AAGCCCCCGTCGAGATGGTGTTCTGGACTAACGAAGAGGGTTCGCGCTTTGTTCCTGTGATGATGGGTTCTGGCGTTTTTGCCGGGATTTTTTCGCTGGAACACGCCTATGCGGCAACCGATACCGCAGGCAAAACGGTACGCGATGAGCTGTTCAACATTGGCTATGCGGGCGAACATACGCCAGGCCAGCATCCGATTGGCGCCTATTTTGAAGCGCATATCGAGCAGGGACCGATTCTGGAAGAGCAGGATGTCGCCATCGGCGTGGTGCAGGCGGTGCTGGGGATCCGCTGGTATGACTGCACGGTGACGGGGATGGAGTCGCACGCTGGCCCAACGCCAATGGCGATGCGCAAAGATGCGCTGCAAGTGGCAACCGGTCTGATGCAGGAAGTGATCACCATCGCCAACCAGTTTGCCCCGCACGGGCGCGGAACGGTGGGCATGGTGCAGGTGCATCCGAACAGCCGTAACGTGGTGCCGGGCAGCGTCACCTTCTCCATCGATTTTCGCAATATGACCGATGCCGAGGTCGATAAGATGGATGCCGCGCTAAAAGCCGTTATCCAGCAAACGGCGCAGAAAACCGGGCTGGATATCGCTCTGCGCCAGGTGTCGCAGTACCCGGCAGCGCCCTTCCATGCCGATTGCAAAGAGGCTGTACGCCGGGCGGCGCAGCAATTAGGTTATTCTCATATGGATATTGTTTCCGGCGCCGGACATGACGCCGTATATATGAGCATGCTGGCACCGGCCGGAATGATCTTTATTCCCTGCAAGGACGGCATCAGCCATAACGAAATTGAGTATTCGTCGCCAGAACAGGTGAGCGCCGGTGCCAATGTGTTATTGCATGCGATGCTGGAAAAAGCCGGTGTCGTGGCGCGCAATACCTGATGTCCGTGAGGGAAATAACCCGATTGTCTGCCGTCGGGTTATTTTCTTGCCTCAGTTGCCGATAAATATCGCAATACTGTATGATTCTGCCATTCCGAATTTGACTTAAATTCCCCGGAAGTTTACAAAAGATACTGCCTTCCCCAGCTCCGACTTGCGTCTTTTCCGTTTTCGTCCAGGCTTCCATTTTACCCTGCGGAAAAATGGCGGGGGTTGACCAGGTCAAACTCGCGCATTACCGACTTTTAAAAGATTTGCAGGCATCTGTAAGTGGAGTTTCGCATGTTCTCTTTTGTCGCCCGCCAGGCGATTTTTGATGCAAATATGAACACAGTCGGTTACGAGTTGTTGTTCAGAGACAGTATGACAAACCGGTTTCCCGACGTAACGCCGGAGTACGCGACTGCTCAAATTATTGTGGAACAATTTCTCGGCGCGCCGCTGGGCCGTCTGAAAGAGTACAGCGCTATTTTCGTCAACTTCCCCTATGAATTGCTGGTGCAGGGCATGGCGGAAACGTTGCCGAAAGATAGAGTGATTGTGGAAATTCTCGAAACGGCCAAACCGACGCCGCTGCTGCTGCATACAGTAAAACAGCTCTCTGCGCATGGCTTTCGCATTGCGCTGGACGACTTCGAACTTGGCGATGGCTGGAATGCCTTTCTCCCCTATATCAACATCATTAAATTCGATGTGCGGATAAACACGCCGGAAGAAATAAGCGGCTATATCAAAGACAAAGGCGCCTTACTAAAAGATACGGTGTTTCTGGCGGAAAAAGTCGAAACGCAGGAAGAGTATGAGTGTTTTAAAAATATAGGCTGCACGCTGTTTCAGGGCCATTTTTTCAGCAGACCGGTGATCCACTCCGGCAACAAGCTGATTCAAAACCAGGCCATCACCCTGAAACTGATGAAAGAGGTGAATACCGATTCGCCGGATTTCAGCAAGATCGAGGCGCTATTGAAGCAGGATCTGGCGCTGTCGTTCAAAATCATGCGTTATGCGCAAAATATTGTCTTTAACGCCCGCGGCATTAAACATATCCGCAGCCAGTCGTTAAAAGACATTATTTTCTATCTTGGTACCAATGAGTTGCGCCGCTTCGTGCTGGTCTCCTGCCTGACATCGGTCAATAAAGACGAGACTGATGATATTTATCGCCAGAGCCTGATTCGCGCCAAGTTTTGCGAACTGGCATCGGCGCACTCGATTAGCCGCCACTCCGCAGACGACGCGTTTATCGTCGGCCTCTTCTCACAGCTCGACAGCATTTTCGAAATGCCGATGGCGGATCTGATAAGCCAGATCGATATCTCCGCCAACGTCATGCTGGCGCTGCGGGAAAAAAAAGGCACGTTGTACCCTTACCTGCGCCTGATCGAACTCTACGAACAGCACCAGTGGGAAGAGGTCAGCGCCCTTGGTCACCGTCTGGGTTTCAATCGCAGCATGATTGCGGAACTGATTAAAGCGGCAACCAAATGGACCGACGATATTCCTTCTGACAGCCTCTGAGGCCAGAGCAGTACAGAGACGACAGTTTTTTACACCACGATTTAAGTTTTTCCCTCCGGTGGTCGCCTTTTCAGAGAAGACGGAAAAGAGGCACTTTGCGCTTTTCATCCTCTTCCCTGAACATCTGGATTGAAACGATGGAAAAACTCACTGTTTATGGCTATCGCCTGGGTAAAAATAGCGAAATCGAATTTGTACCTTTTAAAAAAAGCCTTATCCGCTATGGTTCTGCGGAAAGTAATGTCAGTTTACGGCTAACAATGGCTAATTTGCTGACCTACCTGTTAAGTCATGCAGTTGGCACCGTGGTGGCGGATAAAGCATTACAGATCCAGGTATGGGAAAACCACGGCCTGCGCTGCTCCAGCCAGCGTTTGTGGCAGGTGATGAATAACCTGAAGCGCAAGCTGGAGCAGTTTGATTTACCGGAAGATTTTATAGTGCGGGTGGCGGGAAAAGGTTACATGATCCCTGATGAGATGGTGCTTAAACTTTATTGTCGGGAAGGTTTTTTCAAAACGGATGGCGACGCACGGCTTCAATAAATAAATGGAAGGCATTACTGTGCTGTTGCCGGTTCGGGTAATAGAGAAAATAACCGGGGAAAACCGGGCACCACTCCTCTAACACTTGTACCAGCTCGCCGGATGCCAGCGCATCGTTAACAAGATCCTCAGGCACATAAGCCAGACCAAGCCCGGCACTCGCCGCTTCAACGCACTGCCTCACAGTATTGACAATAAATCGCCCTTTCACTTTAACTTTAATTTCCTGCCCGGCCCTGGCAAATTCCCAGCAATAAATACCTCCGCTCGTCGAGAGTCGAAAATTAATACACTCATGCTGATGTAAATCATCCGGTGTTACAGGCGCGGAATGGCGTGAAAAATAGTCTGCAGAGCCGACCACCTTCATACGAAAATCGGGGCTGATGCGTACCGCAACCATATCTTTTTCAATGAATTCTCCTAACCTGACGCCAGCATCAAAACGTTCAGCGACAATATTATTAAAACCATTGTCGATAAAAAGTTCGACATTAATTTTTGGCCAGGCCGCGAGGAATTCTTTTACCTTTGGCCATAAATAAGCATCCGCAGCATGTTCGCTGGTGGCAATGCGGATATTTCCCACCGGCGAACTGTTATTACTTGCCAGATCGTTGAGCTTTTCATCAATTTCCCCCAGACGTGGAACAAGGATATTCAGTAACTGTTCGCCAGCATCCGTTGGCGCGACATTGCGCGTGGTGCGGATCAGCAATTTCACCCCCAGACGCTCCTCCAGCGTTTTCACCGAATGACTTAATGTCGATTGGGTAACGCCAAGTCTTGCCGCCGCTTTCGTAAAACTGCACTCACGAGCCACTTCAATAAACGATAACAGATTGACAATATTCTCTCGTAGCATTGATTTTATGCACTATTCCCAACGTTAATTTTTATGTGCAGAAATCCTTTTCAGGCAACTCCCGGCGTCAGCATACGCTGATATTTCGACAAGGGATTTAACACTTCAAGCTATTATTCTTACTAATTGAAATATTGCATGCACACCTAACAGAAATGTCATCAGGCTGTCAGCCTGCTGTTAGAGTTCGTTTTTTTACGTCTATTATTTCGCCGCTGCTTTTATCTATGAATATCGCTCATAAACACAAGCCACATTAATAATAGGTTTATACTTTTCTCGCCACCGGCCTCTTTCAGATTGATAGGGTGGCGCGGTAAAACGCAGCTCCGCTGGTGCGGCGTCATCGGGCTTATTCAATGCGCGGAGTAACGCAGCGTGTCAATTAAACGCGCAAAGGCGGCGGTATGTTGTTTTCGGCTCGGATAATAGAGAAAGTAGCCGGGAAAAGGTTCGCACCATTCATCGAGCACAGTCTCAAGCGTTCCCTGCGCCACCGCATCGGCCACGCAATCTTCCGGCACGAACGCCAGTCCCATTCCGCTGGTTGCCGCATTAATACGCGAAGCCAGATTATTGAAGGTTAATTGCCCTTCGACCCGTACGCGAATCTCCTGTCCGTCTTTAGAAAATTCCCACGCGTATAATCCGCCGAGCGTCGGCAAGCGCATATTAATACAGTTGTGGCTCTGTAAATCATGTGGCGTTTGCGGTTTACCGTAACGCGCAAAATAAGCCGGAGAACCCACCACAACCATGCGCCAGTCGGGGCCAATACGCACCGCAACCATATCTCTGGCAACCTGCTCGCCAAGGCGGATACCGGCATCATAGCGCCCGGCGACAATATCGGTCAGGGTATTATCAATGGTTAATTCAACGTGAACATCGGGGTAGGTTTCGAGAAACGGCTGCAGCGCGGGCCACACGGTGGAATGCAAAGCGTGTTCACCAAGATTGATGCGAATATTCCCCGCCACGCGATCGCGCATATCGGTCAGTGCAATCAGCTCTTCCTCAATCTCTTTAAAACGTGGGCCAATACTATTAATTAATGACTCACCCGCGTCGGTTGGTGCGACGCTGCGGGTAGTACGCGTTAATAAGCGAATTTGCAGTCTCTCTTCCAGCCCGCGAATAGCATGACTAAGCGCCGATTGCGATACGCCTAATTTTGCTGCCGCACGGGTAAAACTCCGTTCCCGCGCTACCACAATTAAATAGAACAGATCGTTAAAATTATCTTTTAGCATTTCTGCTCCTTTGTCAGATTATGTCATTGCGGGTTATGCTACACTCTGCCTGCCATTAAATATATGTTCATAATTCACGAATCGTGCGGCAAAATGGCTCCAATTGCGAAGCAGGTCACTTGTTTTCATGTTATAGACATCCTCTGAAAACACCTTTAATGAATTTACTTCATAACCTCAAGTAATAATCACCCCTTAATCAGTGCTCATCCAGACGGTAATATCACGGTCGTTATGGCAGTAATATCCCCCACAAAACTGACGAGGTTTTTATGCAACGTTTCACTTTTATCATGGCCACCCTGTTTATTTTAGGCACAACACAACAGGCATTTTCCGCTGAACAAATTAGCGACAGCACAGGTAAACAAAGAATTGGCGTGGTCTCTGTCAGCAATGCGCTGACGCTGGATGAACTGGTGAATCAGCTTGCCGAAAAAGCCGATCGGCAGGGTGCGAGCGCTTTTCGGGTATTATCGACGACCGGCAATAATAAGCTACACGGTGATGCCGAAATTTATAAATAACGGCACGACAATCCCCACAGCTCATTCACCGAAGACGTCTGGAATTTTAATCAACCGGGATTGTGGTTGACAAAAAATCAAGGTTACTAAAAAGGATGCTTCAGTGGTCAAACTCGAACATATCATTGATGAATTACTCATCTGGATTGACAGCAACATTCATAAGCCGCTGAAAATAGAAGATGTGGCACAGCGTTCCGGCTATTCAAAGTGGCATCTGCAACGCGTTTTCTATCAGGTGAAGAATACCAACCTGGCGAATTATATTCGCGACAGAAAACTGGAAATGGCAGCACGAGATTTAATCCAGAGTGACGAAAGCATACTCTCAATTTCGTGGAAATATGGCTTCGACTCGCAACAGTCGTTCACCCGTAGTTTTGCAAAAAAATACCGTTTACCACCCTCCCGCTTTCGGCGTTTAAACGGCAAGACAGAAACCTCCCACGCACCAGTTTGATTCTGCCTGCCCTTTGCTTTCGAGGACTCTTTGATGTCGATTTTTTCATCAGCCGCCCCATTTTTGCCTGGGTGCCGGCGATTATTGTGATGCCTGCGGGCATCGCATTGGCGTCGGCAACACCGCTGTCGGTTCGTCGTCAGCGATGTGCGCATGGTTTGATCCCAACAAACTCACCCCGGCGGAAGAGTTCACCAATATTCTGCTGAAAGTGAACCGCGATGGCTCACAGGGGGTTGCAGGATGTCGCTCGCATCGAACGCAGTGGTGAAAATCCACGGCAACCCCGTCAGCGCCGGTAATTCAACCGGAGAGTGGCGTGAAGACGATGGACACACGCGAAGCCACGATAAGGACGACGAGTCATTTCAAGCCAGAGGCCGGAATTTCCGGCCTTTTTTATTTTCCGCTATTTTAATTTATATTAATTATATTTACCCATGCAGCAGCGGCAGATATTTAAAAATCAAATATCCGCTATTAGCGGCAAACCAAAATAGCCACCTGATCAACCCTGCAAATTTAAAAGCACATATTGCCAATAAAACTCCCGGGGAATACCCCGGGGATATTAAAAAATAAGCAATAGACAACTAAAAAAATGCAATGAGGTTAATAAAACGCTGTTAACTTACCCCACTTACGGCGCAAAAATATTATCGATATGTGCGATAAAAAATAGTTCAACCGAATCAATGTAAATATTTATCAATCTGTGCTAAAAACAATTTACATATTTACAGACACGGATCCCCGGTGATAAACAGTGTGGTACAACCTGAATTAACCATGAATCATTTTCATAAATGGTGGCGGATTCTTGTTGCTATTAAAAAACAGTGGCAATTTCTAAGGGTTTATTTATATGAAAATTTCTCAACTGAGTCTTTTAGTCTCTGCTGCAGTGCTGTGCTCTTCTGTACAGGCTGCGGAAATCTATAATAAAGACGGTAATAAGTTAGACTTATATGGTTTGATTTCAGCAGAACATTATTTTTCTGATAATAGCGGCTGGAATGGCGACCAGACTTATATGCGTCTTGGCTTCCGTGGTGAAACACAAATCAACGACCAACTGACGGGTTACGGCCAGTGGCAGATGCATATCGATGCCAATAAATCCGAAGGCGATACCAATACACCGCGTACTCGTTATGGTTTTGCTGGTTTAAAATTCGCCAATTATGGCTCACTGGATTACGGTCGTAATAAAGGCGTTTTGTATGACTCACTCGGTTATACCGATATGCAGCCTGAGTTCGATGGCATGACCTACGGTTCCGATCAGTTTATGTTCAGCCGTGGTAATGGCATGCTGACTTACCGCAATACTGATTTCTTCGGCCTGGTCGATGGTCTGAATTTCTCCCTGCAATATCAGGGTAAAAATGACGGCGCGGGTGAATCTGGAGCCGGTCGTAATGTGCTGCGCCAGAATGGCGACGGCTACGGTATGTCGCTGGAATATAACATTGGCGCAGGCGTAAGCGTTGTCGGCGCGATGAGTTCTGCCGATCGTACTAATGCACAGAATGATACAGCCAATATTTATGGCAGCGGCAAACGCGCAGAAGCCTATTCCGGCGCAATCAAATATGACGCCAATAATATTTATCTGGCAGCCATGTTTACTCAGGCTTATAACGCTTCACGCTTTGGTAGCTCATCCAGCGATACGCAGACTTTCGGTTATGCTAACGAATCGCAGATTTTTGAAGCCTATGCCAGCTATCAGTTCGACTTTGGCTTACAGCCGTTCGTTGCGTATAACGCGCTGAAAGGCAAAAAAATCGGCAGCAATACCAGCGGTGTTAGCTACGGTGATGAAGATATCGAAAAATATGTTGACCTGGGTGCAACTTACTATTTCAACAAAAACTTCAATATGTTCGTCGATTATAAAATTAACCTGATCGATGACGATAAATTCACCGATGCGGCTGGCATCAATACCGATGACGTTGTCGCTGTAGGTATGGTTTATCAGTTCTGATTATGTACAGAGGCGGCGCTCGCCGCCTCTTCTTTTCCCCGCTGATTTTGTATTCTTCCCTATGCGTAACCTCTTTTTATTAAAAGAATTGTTGAGTTTTGTTATCTGACAAGTTCGTAATTTTCAGGTCAGAATCCTGTCAGCCTCGCCGCGTAAAATAGCAGCTGTAAAGACGATTTATTTACTTCTGTATAGTATGAGGTGGTTAAGATGAAAAAGGTTACAGCAGCGCTTTTCGCAACGAGTCTGGTTATTTTCTCTACGGCAACCTGGGCAGCAACTCAAGTGACCTCGGCTGCCGGAATGCAGCCGATTGGCAGCGTCTCCGTTTCCGGTGCCGATACCTTAAGCGACCTGCAACACCAGTTGAATCAGAAAGCAACGCAAGAGGGTGCCAGCAGCTTTAAAATCGTTTCTGCCGGTGGCGATGATAAATATTACGGCGTTGCGACGCTGTATAAATAAGCCGCAGGCCGGATATCCGGCAACCGGTGAATGAAAAAAGGGGGGCCAGCCGTGCCCCCCTTCTCTTTTCGCATCCTGAAAAGCCGTTATACGATTCGCTTGCCTGCGGCATCCACAACCTGCTCGCCATCTTCTTTCGTGAATGCCCCTTTTTGCTGACCGGGCAGAATATCCAGCACCACTTCCGAAGGACGACACAGCCGCGTCCCCAATGGCGTCACCACAATCGGGCGATTAATCAGGATCGGATACTGCAGCATAAAATCGATCAACTGCGGATCGGTGAATGTCTCCTCCGCCAGCCCCAACTGCTCGTAAGGCGCGACGTTTTTACGCAGCAGCGCCCGCACCGAAATGCCCATATCCGCAATCAGCTTATTCAGTTCATCGCGCGACGGCGGCGTCTCAAGATAGAGAATAATGGTCGGCTCTTCGCCGCTGTTGCGGATCATCGCCAGCGTATTGCGTGACGTGCCGCATTCCGGGTTGTGATAAATAGTGATGTTGCTCATAGCAGTGTCCCGTTACGGATGAATAGAGAGGCGTAGCGCCAGCGCCACCAGCGTGACAAACAGCACCGGCAGCGTCATGACCACACCGGTACGAAAGTAGTAACCCCAGCTTACGCGTACATTTTTTTGTGCCAGCACATGCAACCACAGCAGCGTCGCCAGGCTACCAATCGGCGTGATTTTTGGCCCAAGATCGCAGCCAATCACGTTGGCATAAACCATCGCTTCTTTCATTACGCCGGTTGCCGAACTGCCATCAATGGCCAGCGCGCCCACCAGCACCGTCGGCATATTATTCATCACCGAAGAGAGGAACGCTGTGATGAATCCCGTTCCCAGAGTGGTCGCCCATAATCCTTTATCGGCCAGCATATTCAGAATGTCGGTGAGATACGCGGTTAATCCGGCGTTGCGCAAGCCATAGACGACGAGGTACATCCCCAACGAAAAAATCACGATTTGCCACGGGGCGCCGCGCAGCACTTTACCGGTATTGATGGCATGACCTTTTTTCGCCATCGCCAACAGAATCAGCGCGCCAACTGCCGCAATGGCGCTGACCGGAATACCCAGCGGCTCCAGCACAAAAAAACCGACCAGCAACAGCAGCAGAACAACCCAACCGGCGCGGAATGTTGCACGATCCTTAATCGCCAGCGCTGGCTCCCGCAGTTTTTCCATGTCATACACCGGCGGGATATCCCGGCGAAAGAAGAGATGCAGCATGATTAGCGTCGCGATAATCGCCGCGATGTCCACCGGTACCATCACCGAGGCATATTCCCTGAACCCGAGCCGGAAGAAGTCGGCCGAGACGATATTGACCAGATTCGAGACAATCAGCGGCAGACTGGCGGTATCCGCAATGAACCCCGCCGCCATCACAAAGGCCAGCGTGGCACGTTTGCTGAACCCCAGCGCCAGCAGCATGGCAATAACAATCGGCGTCAGGATCAGCGCCGCGCCATCGTTGGCGAACAATGCTGCCACCGCAGCACCAAGCAATACAATATAAGTGAACAGGAGCCGACCGCGCCCGTTTCCCCAGCGGGCAACATGCAGCGCCGCCCATTCGAAAAAGCCGGATTCATCCAGCAACAGACTGATAATAATGACCGCAATAAAGGTGGCCGTCGCATTCCACACAATATTCCACACCACCGGGATATCGCTGAGGTGAATCACCCCGCAGACCATTGCCAGCCCGGCGCCGATCACCGCGCTCCAGCCAATACTCAACCCCTTCGGCTGCCAGATAACCAGCACCAGAGTGAACAAAAAAATTGCCCCTGCCAGTAACATCACTTACTCCATCACATCTGAATTTATGAATATGTTTGAGGCGTTAACAGCTGCCGGACGCGGCGGTTTTTAGCCTTTCGCGCGTCTCTTCGCGCAGGCAGTTCCAGCTGGTATCAATGACGTCAGCGGCCCAGGCCGGAATATGCGGAGAGAGACGATAATGAACCCATTTCCCCTCACGCCGGTCGATAACCAGGTTGTATTCACGCAGGATCGCCATATGGCGGGAAATTTTGGGCTGCGATTCTCCCGTCGCCGCACAGAGATTGCAGACGCAGAGTTCTCCGGATTCGCGGAGCAGCATCACAATTGACAGGCGGGTTTCATCGGAGAGCGTTTTGAAAAGCTGAACCGGATGTAGCATGCTGAGTCTCGATGGCGTTCATTTACACATATGGTAAATCATATATGTAATGATTTAAAGCGGCACATTGAGGTAATGAGTCTGGCGTGGAACGAAGCGTTTCGCTTCTGAGTAACATCGTCGCGTGGAATACGGCGGGATCTTCCCCGCCGCTTCAGCATAAGGTATTTGCCCTTAGCGCTTTTCCGCCTCGCGGCTGGCCGCTTCGCGCTTCAGCGCCAGGGTAAAGCCGAAGGTATTGATCCCGTTTGCGCTGGTGGCAAACACATCGCCCTGATGCATGTTCGCTACCGCGCGGACAATTGACAGCCCCAGCCCGTGGTGCGTATCGCTGCGGGTGCGGGAGGCATCCACACGATAGAAACGTTCAAACAGCCGCGCAAGGTGGCTTTGCGCGATCTCCTCGCCGTTATTCGACACCGCGACATGCGCCAGTTCACCGACGTTTTGCAGCCGCACAATGATTGTGCTGTCCTGCGGCGCATGGCGGGCGCTGTTTTCCAGCAAATTCGCCAGCGAACGATGGAACAGACGGCGGTCAATGGATGCCGTGACATCTCCCTCGACCTGCACCTGGAGATTCTTCTCGGCAAACGAAGGCTCGACATACTCAAACGTTTTGTAAGCCTCTTCGCGCAGAGAAACCGTGGTGAGCTGGGTGGCGTGTTCGCCCGCCTGGGCATGGGATAAAAACAGCATATCGTTGACGATGGAGGTCATGCGCTCCAGCTCTTCGAGGTTGGACTCCAGCAGATCCTGTAACTCTTCTATGGAGCGTTGACGTGACAAGCCAAGCTGCGTCTGGCCAATCAGGTTGGTTAGCGGAGTACGCAGTTCGTGCGCCACATCGGCATTAAAGCTCTCCAGTTGGCGCCAGGCGATCTCCTGGCGCTCCAGCGCGCCATTAAACGAGACCGCCAGCGTTTGCAACTCGTCCGGTAAAGTATGCGCCTGCAGACGCTGACCATGATTACCCGGCGCAAGCTGGTGTGCCTGCTCGCTTAATGTATTCACCGGACGCATACCGAAACGGGCGATCAAATAACCCAGCAGCGCAATCAGGAAGACACCGATACAGCTGACCAGCACCAGTGCACAGGTAAATTCATACAACGTGCCCATATAAGGCGTGGAATCTATCGCCACCACATAGCGCATCGCCGGGCGTTCGCCGCTCGCCGGGATTTCGCGGGAGTAGAGGAACAGCAGGCAGGATGCTTCCGTTTCGCCTGGCGCGGTGCTGAACCCGTTTTTCAGCGAAGCCCACTCCACGCCTTTCGGCGGCGGACCGCCCATATCAAAGCGGGGATCATCGGCCACTAGCCAGTACTTCACGCGCCCGCCCTCATAGGAGGAGAGCGTATTAAATTTGGTGGTCAGGGATTTCCAGCCGTCGATGGACTGACGGTTTTCCACCCACGGCGCCATCAACGATTCGCGGAATAATAATTCGTTATGCATCTGGCTTTGCAGCGACTCATACAACGAGCTTCTGAGCACAACGCCAAAGGTGACGACGACAAACACATACGCCACGGCGAACATCAGCGCCATGCGTCCGGCAATCGAGTGTTTACACAAAGAGAGCGCGTTCAACTGGCTTTACTCTCCTGGCGGGTTTCCAGCACATACCCCATACCGCGCACCGTATGCAGCAGCTTAACGGGATAAGGATTATCAACTTTGGCGCGCAGGCGTTTAATCGCCACTTCAACCACGTTGGCATCGCTGTCAAAGTTCATATCCCAGACCTGTTCGGCGATCATCATTTTTGACAAGATTTCGCCCTGATGACGCGCCAGCAGGCTCAGCAGCGCGTACTCTTTCGCCGTCAGTTCAAGGCGGTCGCCGCCGCGCGTTACGCGCCGCGCCAGCAGATCGAGGTGCAGATCGTGGATATGCAACTGAGTGATGTCCGCGCCGTCGCCTGGTCTGCGGCGCAGCAACGCCTGAATGCGCGCCACCAGCTCGATCAGCGAAAAGGGTTTTGGCAGATAATCATCCGCGCCGTGGCGCAGCCCTTTTACCCGCTCCTCAACCGAGCCGCGCGCCGAGAGCATCAGCACTGGCGTCTGTTTGCAGGCGCGCAGCCGCTCAAGAATCTGGTAACCGTCCATGCCGGGCAACATGATATCCAGCACAATCGCGTCGTACTCGTATTCCAGCGCCAGGTGCAGCCCTTCGACACCATTATCAACGACATCGAGAGTGAAACCCTGTTCGCTCAGCGCACGATTAATATATGACGAGGTCTTTTCCTCGTCTTCGATGAGTAACAGCTTCAAAGGGGCGACTCCTTCAACGTTCCGGCACCTGCCGCAAACATATTCATAGCCGCAATGTTACCGCTGTTGGGCTGACATTTAGCTGACATTTTTTCACCGTTTTAGCGACAAAATGCAACCTGATGATTAACCACGTATCGTGGCGTCAATTCTGCGCTAGCGCTAGCTTTGATGGTACCGACGCCATACGCCCGGCGGCATATGGTATTTACGGGCAAAGGTGCGGGTGAAGGTTTGCTGTGAGTCATAACCATAACGCGTGGAAATGGTGATGATCGAATCTTCCGTCGTCAGCAGCGCCTCGGCAGCGCTTTCCAGCTTCTTATTACGGATATAAATCCCTAACGGCACCTGCATCACTTCCTGAAAAAGACGCTGTAAATGCCATTTTGAATAACCGGCCCGCGTGGCGACATCGCGAATTCTGAGCGGACGGTCGAGGTTTTCATCGATCCACTGCTGGATCTCATGTACCACCATCTGTTGCATACCCATCGTGAAAGCCTCCTTCTTAAGGAGCTCTCACCTTAACGCAGGGATACTGACTCAAAAGTGACGCGAAAATGATAATCCTGTCAGTTTTGTTACCCCTGCCGGGTAGCTTTTACGTCAGCTATCTTAGCAACACCACCACAGTCGCTGACTTATGCCAGCAACTGGATTGGTTCAATCTTGCTACATCGTCGTAACGCGTATGATTTGATCTTGAGAGAGCAGATACTGCTTTTTTATTTATCCGATTCAAGATAATCAGTCAGGAAAGCCTGGGCATTTCCTTCGGAGGAGTATGCTTTGCTGTAATATATTGGTATCGCTTTATTTTCGCCCGGCAGATTCAGCTCCCCCCACCCATTACTATTAAAAAACAAGACGGTAAATTTTTTCCCATCAACCAATGTGTAAACATATTTTTT
Above is a genomic segment from Kosakonia radicincitans DSM 16656 containing:
- the ompC gene encoding porin OmpC is translated as MKISQLSLLVSAAVLCSSVQAAEIYNKDGNKLDLYGLISAEHYFSDNSGWNGDQTYMRLGFRGETQINDQLTGYGQWQMHIDANKSEGDTNTPRTRYGFAGLKFANYGSLDYGRNKGVLYDSLGYTDMQPEFDGMTYGSDQFMFSRGNGMLTYRNTDFFGLVDGLNFSLQYQGKNDGAGESGAGRNVLRQNGDGYGMSLEYNIGAGVSVVGAMSSADRTNAQNDTANIYGSGKRAEAYSGAIKYDANNIYLAAMFTQAYNASRFGSSSSDTQTFGYANESQIFEAYASYQFDFGLQPFVAYNALKGKKIGSNTSGVSYGDEDIEKYVDLGATYYFNKNFNMFVDYKINLIDDDKFTDAAGINTDDVVAVGMVYQF
- a CDS encoding arsenic transporter, yielding MLLAGAIFLFTLVLVIWQPKGLSIGWSAVIGAGLAMVCGVIHLSDIPVVWNIVWNATATFIAVIIISLLLDESGFFEWAALHVARWGNGRGRLLFTYIVLLGAAVAALFANDGAALILTPIVIAMLLALGFSKRATLAFVMAAGFIADTASLPLIVSNLVNIVSADFFRLGFREYASVMVPVDIAAIIATLIMLHLFFRRDIPPVYDMEKLREPALAIKDRATFRAGWVVLLLLLVGFFVLEPLGIPVSAIAAVGALILLAMAKKGHAINTGKVLRGAPWQIVIFSLGMYLVVYGLRNAGLTAYLTDILNMLADKGLWATTLGTGFITAFLSSVMNNMPTVLVGALAIDGSSATGVMKEAMVYANVIGCDLGPKITPIGSLATLLWLHVLAQKNVRVSWGYYFRTGVVMTLPVLFVTLVALALRLSIHP
- a CDS encoding DUF1471 domain-containing protein, whose translation is MKKVTAALFATSLVIFSTATWAATQVTSAAGMQPIGSVSVSGADTLSDLQHQLNQKATQEGASSFKIVSAGGDDKYYGVATLYK
- the arsC gene encoding glutaredoxin-dependent arsenate reductase, translating into MSNITIYHNPECGTSRNTLAMIRNSGEEPTIILYLETPPSRDELNKLIADMGISVRALLRKNVAPYEQLGLAEETFTDPQLIDFMLQYPILINRPIVVTPLGTRLCRPSEVVLDILPGQQKGAFTKEDGEQVVDAAGKRIV
- a CDS encoding metalloregulator ArsR/SmtB family transcription factor; the protein is MLHPVQLFKTLSDETRLSIVMLLRESGELCVCNLCAATGESQPKISRHMAILREYNLVIDRREGKWVHYRLSPHIPAWAADVIDTSWNCLREETRERLKTAASGSC
- a CDS encoding heavy metal response regulator transcription factor, with the translated sequence MKLLLIEDEEKTSSYINRALSEQGFTLDVVDNGVEGLHLALEYEYDAIVLDIMLPGMDGYQILERLRACKQTPVLMLSARGSVEERVKGLRHGADDYLPKPFSLIELVARIQALLRRRPGDGADITQLHIHDLHLDLLARRVTRGGDRLELTAKEYALLSLLARHQGEILSKMMIAEQVWDMNFDSDANVVEVAIKRLRAKVDNPYPVKLLHTVRGMGYVLETRQESKAS
- a CDS encoding heavy metal sensor histidine kinase; its protein translation is MCKHSIAGRMALMFAVAYVFVVVTFGVVLRSSLYESLQSQMHNELLFRESLMAPWVENRQSIDGWKSLTTKFNTLSSYEGGRVKYWLVADDPRFDMGGPPPKGVEWASLKNGFSTAPGETEASCLLFLYSREIPASGERPAMRYVVAIDSTPYMGTLYEFTCALVLVSCIGVFLIALLGYLIARFGMRPVNTLSEQAHQLAPGNHGQRLQAHTLPDELQTLAVSFNGALERQEIAWRQLESFNADVAHELRTPLTNLIGQTQLGLSRQRSIEELQDLLESNLEELERMTSIVNDMLFLSHAQAGEHATQLTTVSLREEAYKTFEYVEPSFAEKNLQVQVEGDVTASIDRRLFHRSLANLLENSARHAPQDSTIIVRLQNVGELAHVAVSNNGEEIAQSHLARLFERFYRVDASRTRSDTHHGLGLSIVRAVANMHQGDVFATSANGINTFGFTLALKREAASREAEKR